A stretch of the Manis pentadactyla isolate mManPen7 chromosome 16, mManPen7.hap1, whole genome shotgun sequence genome encodes the following:
- the LOC118911984 gene encoding histone H2B type 2-E-like, which produces MPEPAECAPAPKKGPKKAVTKVQKKDGKKRKRSRKESYSLYVCKVLKQVHTDTGISSKAMGIMNSFVNIFERFAGEVSRLAHYNKTAVRLLFPGELAKHAVSEGTKAVTKYTSSK; this is translated from the coding sequence ATGCCTGAGCCCGCCGAGTGCGCTCCGGCGCCCAAGAAAGGCCCCAAGAAGGCGGTCACCAAAGTGCAGAAAAAGGACGGCAAGAAGCGCAAGCGCAGCCGCAAGGAGAGCTACTCGCTGTACGTATGCAAGGTGCTCAAGCAGGTCCACACCGACACCGGCATCTCGTCCAAGGCCATGGGCATCATGAACTCGTTCGTCAACATCTTCGAGCGCTTTGCGGGCGAAGTGTCGCGCCTGGCGCATTACAACAAGACGGCCGTGCGCCTGCTGTTCCCCGGGGAGCTGGCCAAGCACGCCGTGTCCGAGGGCACCAAGGCCGTTACCAAGTACACCAGCTCTAAGTAA